GTCCCGACGTTCTCCACTTCGGCCCGCAGGCGCCCCAGTTCCTCCATCAGGTCTTCCGGCGCGATCCCCGGCACGCGAGGACCGATTCCCCCGATCCGGTTCAGCCCGCGCCCGAAACGGTTCCCAGTCATCTTCAGCAGCAGGTTCAGCGCCGCCCCGCGGAGGCGCGCGAAGTGGGCCGCACCAAACAGGTACCCGATGTCGGTCGAGATCCCCCCGAGGTCTCCGCAATGGTTCGAGATCCGCTCTATCTCGAGCGCGACGGAGCGCCATCGTTCCGCGGATGGGTCCGCGGGTTTTCCCGTGATCGCTTCGAGGAGGCGGGCGCACGCGGTCGAGTGCCCCACGGCGGTGTCCCCCGAGATCGATTCGGACAAGAGGACCTTCGGCATTCCCGGGACGCCGGGGAGCAGCGACTCGATCCCCTTGTGCTGGTATCCGAGGCGGATCTCGAGGTTCTGGACCGTCTCTCCGGCGCAGGAAAAACGGAAGTGCCCGGGTTCGATGATCCCCGCGTGGACGGGCCCCACCGCCACCTCGTGGATCCCCTCGCCCCGCACAAAAAGGAATCGGTAGCCGCGGCGCGCATCGGGCGCGGGCGCATCCGCGGACCGCAGCGGAAAGAACTTTTTCGGCCACGCTTCGTGGAAGCGCAGGGGGTTGAGCTCGGGGTGGCCTTCCGGCACCAGGCCGAAGAGGTCGTAGATCTCCCGCTCGAACCAGTGGGTTCCGGGGCAAACGTCGGTGAACGTCCGGAAGGAGCGCGGGGACGCCTCCATGCAGGCGTGGACGAACCGGCCCGGGGCGGCTCCCCCGGCGACCGCGTGAAGAAGAAATCGTCCCGAAGAAGGCTCCTCCGCGAACAGCGCGAGGAGGCGGTCGCCGCCGGTGGAGGTTTCCCTGAGGAACGCGCGGAACGCTTCCTCCGCCAGCGGGGCGGAGTTGCCGAGGTCGAACGTGTGGACACAGCGCATTGACTTGTTCCTTTCGCCGGTCAGGAGAACGCGACCACGGTGGAGAGCCGCTCCAGCGTCTTGTACAGGCCCGCCGGGACGTGGAGCCCCAGCCAGAGGGATGCCAGCAGCAGGACGCACGCCGGGAGGAGGCACCACAGTTCCGGGCCGGAAAGCTTCCGCGGCACGCCTTCCCCGAAGACCATGTTGCTGCCGTACATAAGGAAGGAGCCGAAGAGGACGGCGAGCAGGACGAGGTACGCGAGGGAAACCGCCATGTGCCCTCCCGCGATCCCCCCGACGAGGATGCCGAACTCGCTCCAGAAGGCGCCGAACGGCGGGGAGCCCGTGATCGCGAGGATCCCGCCGAACAGCAGGACGCCGCGCAGCGGCGACTCCCGCAGGATCCCGCGGATCTGCCGGATCTTCTGCGTCCCGAACCGCAGGATGAGGTCCCCCGCGACGAGGAAGAGCAGGACCTTGGCCACCGAGTGGTTCAGCACGTGCAGCAGTGCGGCCGGCCGGGCGGCGCCCCCGAACCCGAGCCCGAGGACGACGATCCCCATGTTCTCGATCGAGGAAAAAGCGAGCAGCCGCTTGATGTCCCGCTGGACCGCGACGAGGAGCGCCGGGACCGCGATCGACAGGATCCCGAAGAGGATGAGCAGGGGGGAGGCGTACGCGCCGGGGATCGCCGGGGCGATCCGCAGGATGGAGAGCAGCGCGCAGTTCAGCAGGACCCCCGACAGCATCGCGGACGACGGCGCGGGGGCCTGGCTGTGCGCGTCCGGAAGCCACGTGTGCATCGGCGCGAGTCCCATCTTGGTCCCGTACCCCACGAGGAAGAAGAGGAACGCCAGCCGCAGGAAGCGGGGGTCGAGGCGCTTTGCCGCGAGAGGAAGCGCCGTGTACGTCAGCGGGACGTCCCCGGCCGCCCGCGAGAGGAAGATGATCCCGAGGAAGGCGAAGGCGATCCCGACCGAGCAGATGAGCAGGTACTTCCAGGCGGCCTCC
Above is a window of Deltaproteobacteria bacterium DNA encoding:
- a CDS encoding NADH-quinone oxidoreductase subunit C translates to MRCVHTFDLGNSAPLAEEAFRAFLRETSTGGDRLLALFAEEPSSGRFLLHAVAGGAAPGRFVHACMEASPRSFRTFTDVCPGTHWFEREIYDLFGLVPEGHPELNPLRFHEAWPKKFFPLRSADAPAPDARRGYRFLFVRGEGIHEVAVGPVHAGIIEPGHFRFSCAGETVQNLEIRLGYQHKGIESLLPGVPGMPKVLLSESISGDTAVGHSTACARLLEAITGKPADPSAERWRSVALEIERISNHCGDLGGISTDIGYLFGAAHFARLRGAALNLLLKMTGNRFGRGLNRIGGIGPRVPGIAPEDLMEELGRLRAEVENVGTTLLDAPSVVARMEGTGRLLPHTAKTLQFVGMAARASGRDVDARRDFPSPAYVESPPATVLLGTGDVMARARIRFLEMRASFDWLSGILAGATPPGTIAAEEIVPAPARRLVVSVEEGWRGEIVHAAIVDDERRITRYKVVDPSFRNWPGLSFAVQKNVISDFPVCNKSFNLSYSGTDL
- a CDS encoding hydrogenase 4 subunit F, with translation MIPLLLLAPVAGVILALLSRTPWQAALGTVVGAAGLLSGAVIQGMSPRVAAWGDLLRLDELGSYFLLIVAGVHFLCSVYAYGYFRRELEGGHIGPAKVRMYHVWTNLFVLSMVVVVCSHHLALQWVAVEATTLFSAPLIYLHGDRRGMEAAWKYLLICSVGIAFAFLGIIFLSRAAGDVPLTYTALPLAAKRLDPRFLRLAFLFFLVGYGTKMGLAPMHTWLPDAHSQAPAPSSAMLSGVLLNCALLSILRIAPAIPGAYASPLLILFGILSIAVPALLVAVQRDIKRLLAFSSIENMGIVVLGLGFGGAARPAALLHVLNHSVAKVLLFLVAGDLILRFGTQKIRQIRGILRESPLRGVLLFGGILAITGSPPFGAFWSEFGILVGGIAGGHMAVSLAYLVLLAVLFGSFLMYGSNMVFGEGVPRKLSGPELWCLLPACVLLLASLWLGLHVPAGLYKTLERLSTVVAFS